The following proteins come from a genomic window of Iamia sp. SCSIO 61187:
- a CDS encoding GlxA family transcriptional regulator — translation MGDPHTVVVVAMEGLQLLDLAGPIEVLYGAGYFAGTDLYRTLVATPGGDDVRSHSSVRVGADVALEDVAQDGSPVGTLAVVGGFGTPAVADDEAFLADVARLSDRAERTTSVCTGALVLAHAGLLDDHAATTHWAFADQLAAHERVDVRSEQIYVRDRDRWTAAGVTAGIDLFLALVEEDHGPALAHQVATMLVVFVRRPGGQAQFSAQLRAQPASTPSIAEVQRWLSDHLDEDLGVDALAARAAMSPRNFARRFRAETGTTPAVYVEQVRVEAARRLLETTDLGVAAIARRVGIRHAETLHRAFRRRVGTTPERYRQHFGRPLPRSGRAV, via the coding sequence GTGGGTGATCCGCACACCGTGGTCGTCGTGGCCATGGAGGGGCTCCAGCTCCTCGACCTCGCCGGTCCCATCGAGGTCCTCTACGGGGCTGGCTACTTCGCCGGGACGGACCTGTACCGGACCCTCGTGGCCACCCCCGGGGGCGACGACGTGCGGTCGCACAGCAGCGTGCGGGTCGGCGCCGACGTGGCCCTCGAGGACGTGGCCCAGGACGGCTCGCCCGTGGGGACGCTCGCCGTCGTCGGGGGGTTCGGGACGCCGGCGGTCGCCGACGACGAGGCCTTCCTCGCCGACGTGGCCCGGCTGAGCGACCGGGCCGAGCGGACGACGTCGGTCTGCACCGGAGCGCTCGTGCTCGCCCACGCCGGCCTGCTCGACGACCACGCCGCCACCACCCACTGGGCCTTCGCCGACCAGCTCGCGGCCCACGAGCGCGTCGACGTCCGCAGCGAGCAGATCTACGTCCGCGACCGCGACCGGTGGACGGCGGCGGGCGTCACCGCCGGGATCGACCTGTTCCTCGCCCTCGTCGAGGAGGACCACGGCCCGGCCCTCGCCCACCAGGTGGCCACCATGCTGGTGGTGTTCGTGCGCCGGCCGGGCGGTCAGGCCCAGTTCAGCGCCCAGCTGCGCGCCCAGCCGGCGAGCACGCCGTCGATCGCCGAGGTGCAGCGCTGGCTGAGCGACCACCTCGACGAGGACCTCGGCGTCGACGCCCTCGCCGCCCGAGCGGCGATGAGCCCCCGCAACTTCGCCCGCCGCTTCCGGGCCGAGACGGGCACGACGCCCGCCGTCTACGTCGAGCAGGTGCGGGTGGAGGCGGCGCGACGGCTGCTGGAGACCACCGACCTCGGCGTGGCGGCCATCGCCCGGCGGGTCGGCATCCGCCACGCCGAGACGCTGCACCGGGCGTTCCGGCGCCGGGTCGGCACCACGCCCGAGCGCTACCGCCAGCACTTCGGCCGTCCCCTGCCCCGGTCCGGACGAGCGGTCTGA
- a CDS encoding alpha/beta fold hydrolase, producing MEIPQVTHGFVDVDGVRVFHRTAGPPDAPVLLLLHGFPSGSHQFRRLIDALGGRYRLVAPDYPGFGHTEAPADFAYSFDALAAVVDGFVAAIGLDRFVLYAFDFGGPVGLRVAERHPERIAGLVIQNANAYDEGLSESARETIANRPGVPGAEDRVRELLTLPVTRSQYEGGTVDPALISPDGWTLDQHHLDRPGRQAAQVALALDYHTNVERYPTWQRWLRDHQPPTLVLWGRNDPFFPEPGAHAYRRDVPDAEVHVFETGHFALEDHLPAMAPLIADFLDRSWAG from the coding sequence ATGGAGATCCCCCAGGTGACCCACGGGTTCGTGGACGTCGACGGCGTCCGCGTCTTCCACCGGACGGCGGGCCCGCCCGACGCTCCCGTCCTGCTCCTGCTGCACGGCTTCCCATCCGGGTCCCACCAGTTCCGGCGGCTCATCGATGCCCTCGGCGGGCGCTACCGCCTCGTCGCCCCCGACTACCCCGGGTTCGGCCACACCGAGGCCCCCGCCGACTTCGCCTACTCCTTCGACGCCCTGGCCGCCGTGGTCGACGGGTTCGTGGCCGCCATCGGGCTCGACCGCTTCGTGCTGTACGCCTTCGACTTCGGCGGCCCCGTCGGGCTGCGGGTGGCCGAGCGGCACCCGGAGCGCATCGCCGGGCTCGTGATCCAGAACGCCAACGCCTACGACGAGGGCCTCTCGGAGAGCGCTCGCGAGACCATCGCCAACCGTCCCGGCGTCCCGGGGGCCGAGGACCGGGTGCGGGAGCTCCTGACCCTGCCGGTCACCCGCAGCCAGTACGAGGGGGGCACGGTCGACCCCGCCCTCATCTCCCCCGACGGCTGGACCCTCGACCAGCACCACCTCGACCGGCCCGGCCGCCAGGCCGCCCAGGTCGCCCTCGCGCTCGACTACCACACCAACGTCGAGCGCTACCCGACCTGGCAGCGCTGGCTCCGCGACCACCAGCCCCCGACCCTCGTGCTCTGGGGCCGCAACGATCCGTTCTTCCCCGAGCCCGGAGCTCACGCCTACCGGCGCGACGTCCCCGACGCCGAGGTGCACGTCTTCGAGACCGGCCACTTCGCCCTCGAGGACCACCTGCCCGCCATGGCACCGCTCATCGCCGACTTCCTCGACCGATCCTGGGCGGGCTGA
- a CDS encoding bifunctional diguanylate cyclase/phosphodiesterase yields the protein MTTTAARRPTGRAVAPAVLIGVTLAAMAVLLARPTGLVGELAYLAGYATATALTWVGVSRQPRPARGPWLWIAGGVSLTMAADLTFQILAWTGGEPDVSVADALWIASYVALAVGLLRLSPTRPGRGVEVEAVIDTLVAVVIAFVVVWELALDDVVGDATTSAFVRAVWAAYPIVDVALVALVVRLLMTRARSLPLTLLALGSMSWLVADLGYLIDDDGSAATGLNLLWMLALLLVGAGTLPSSGRPDRRSQPALAERGRMWFVLAPLTVPVGFMIQGQVDHHHPNTAVMAGGAVALIALAGARAGRLLHTVETARREVQDREHLYRTLAANSSDAVFVAGPDGVLKEGQESLARLLGVPPEELDGASAVAGQLTVDTEALAQLLERTLSRPGEVLEMETPLRDPDRATRWVHGRVVNMLDDPLVEGIVANVQDITDRKRVEEDLRHQAFHDGLTGLPNRGLIVDRTAQAIRRAARRGTDPAVIYIDLDGFKSVNDRFGHDGGDRLLCEIARRVSRTVRPEDTVARLGGDELAVLVEDNRGEDGEAMATAERILRTLEAPVDIDGQSVTVSASLGLAVGEVGGSADDLLHDADLAMYRAKATGRARIVVYDASMGAEAGEALVLDADLATAMDRGQLEVHHQPVVHLGTGAVVGFEALLRWRHPRLGLVPPDRFIPRTEETGLIVPIGRWVLATACADAARWQHLGGEGRQGLSMAVNLSGRQLASDGIVDDVRRALAGSGLPPGSLVLEITETSLVADPRSAADRLRALSALGVRIAIDDFGTGYSSLAYLRQFPIDILKIDRSFVNTIDRPDVMPPIVRGLLDLGHTLELEIIAEGIEHEVQRDGLRRERCPLGQGFLFSRPVPAAEAEDLLDVVLAPDERVSL from the coding sequence ATGACCACCACGGCGGCGCGCCGACCCACCGGCCGCGCCGTCGCGCCGGCCGTGCTCATCGGGGTGACCCTCGCCGCCATGGCCGTCCTCCTCGCCCGACCCACGGGTCTGGTGGGAGAGCTCGCCTACCTGGCCGGGTACGCCACCGCCACCGCTCTGACCTGGGTCGGCGTGTCCCGCCAGCCCCGTCCGGCGCGGGGCCCCTGGCTGTGGATCGCCGGCGGCGTCAGCCTCACCATGGCCGCCGACCTCACCTTCCAGATCCTGGCGTGGACCGGCGGGGAGCCGGACGTGTCAGTCGCCGACGCGCTGTGGATCGCGTCGTACGTCGCCCTCGCCGTCGGGCTGCTCCGCCTGAGCCCCACCCGCCCCGGTCGCGGCGTCGAGGTCGAGGCCGTCATCGACACCCTCGTGGCGGTGGTCATCGCCTTCGTGGTGGTGTGGGAGCTGGCCCTCGACGACGTGGTCGGGGACGCCACGACCTCGGCCTTCGTGCGGGCGGTCTGGGCGGCCTACCCGATCGTCGACGTCGCCCTCGTGGCCCTCGTCGTCCGGCTGCTGATGACCCGGGCGCGATCGCTCCCGCTCACCCTGCTCGCCCTCGGATCGATGTCCTGGCTCGTCGCCGACCTCGGGTACCTGATCGACGACGACGGCTCCGCCGCGACCGGCCTGAACCTCCTGTGGATGCTCGCCCTCCTGCTCGTCGGCGCCGGCACCCTGCCGTCGAGCGGCCGTCCCGACCGGCGCAGCCAGCCCGCCCTGGCCGAGCGGGGCCGCATGTGGTTCGTGCTGGCCCCGTTGACGGTGCCCGTCGGCTTCATGATCCAGGGGCAGGTGGACCACCACCACCCCAACACCGCCGTGATGGCCGGGGGGGCCGTGGCGCTGATCGCCCTCGCCGGAGCCCGGGCCGGCCGCCTGCTCCACACCGTGGAGACGGCACGCCGGGAGGTCCAGGACAGGGAGCACCTCTACCGGACACTGGCCGCCAACTCCTCCGACGCCGTGTTCGTCGCCGGCCCCGACGGGGTCCTGAAGGAGGGCCAGGAGAGCCTGGCCCGCCTCCTCGGCGTGCCGCCCGAGGAGCTCGACGGTGCCAGCGCCGTCGCCGGCCAGCTGACCGTCGACACCGAGGCGCTGGCGCAGCTGCTCGAGCGCACCCTGAGCCGGCCCGGCGAGGTGCTCGAGATGGAGACCCCGCTCCGCGACCCCGACCGCGCCACCCGGTGGGTGCACGGCCGGGTCGTCAACATGCTCGACGATCCCCTCGTCGAGGGCATCGTGGCCAACGTCCAGGACATCACGGACCGCAAGCGGGTCGAGGAGGACCTCCGCCACCAGGCCTTCCACGACGGCCTCACCGGGCTCCCGAACCGCGGGCTCATCGTCGACCGCACCGCCCAGGCCATCCGGCGGGCCGCCCGACGCGGCACCGACCCGGCCGTGATCTACATCGACCTCGACGGGTTCAAGTCGGTGAACGACCGCTTCGGCCACGACGGGGGTGACCGACTGCTCTGCGAGATCGCCAGGCGGGTCAGCCGGACGGTGCGCCCCGAGGACACCGTCGCCCGCCTCGGGGGTGACGAGCTCGCCGTCCTGGTCGAGGACAACCGCGGGGAGGACGGCGAGGCGATGGCGACCGCCGAGCGGATCCTGCGGACCCTGGAGGCGCCCGTGGACATCGACGGTCAGAGCGTGACCGTCTCGGCCAGCCTGGGCTTGGCGGTGGGCGAGGTGGGCGGATCGGCCGACGACCTGCTGCACGACGCCGACCTGGCGATGTACCGGGCCAAGGCCACGGGTCGGGCCCGCATCGTGGTGTACGACGCCTCCATGGGGGCCGAGGCGGGCGAGGCCCTGGTCCTCGACGCCGACCTGGCGACGGCCATGGACCGCGGGCAGCTGGAGGTGCACCACCAGCCGGTCGTGCACCTCGGCACCGGCGCGGTCGTGGGCTTCGAGGCGCTGCTCCGCTGGAGGCACCCGCGGCTGGGGCTGGTCCCGCCCGATCGCTTCATCCCGCGCACCGAGGAGACCGGCCTGATCGTCCCCATCGGGCGATGGGTGCTGGCGACGGCGTGCGCCGACGCCGCCCGCTGGCAGCACCTCGGCGGCGAGGGGCGGCAAGGCCTCAGCATGGCGGTCAACCTCTCGGGGCGGCAGCTCGCGTCGGACGGGATCGTCGACGACGTCCGGAGGGCGCTGGCCGGCTCGGGCCTCCCCCCGGGCTCGCTGGTGCTCGAGATCACCGAGACGTCGCTGGTGGCGGACCCCCGCTCCGCCGCCGACCGGCTCCGAGCGCTGAGCGCCCTCGGGGTGCGGATCGCCATCGACGACTTCGGCACGGGCTACTCGTCGCTCGCCTACCTGCGGCAGTTCCCCATCGACATCTTGAAGATCGACCGATCCTTCGTGAACACGATCGACCGCCCCGACGTCATGCCCCCGATCGTGCGCGGGCTGCTCGACCTGGGCCACACCCTCGAGCTGGAGATCATCGCCGAGGGGATCGAGCACGAGGTCCAGCGCGACGGGCTCCGCCGCGAGCGCTGCCCCCTCGGCCAGGGGTTCCTGTTCTCCCGCCCGGTCCCGGCGGCGGAGGCCGAGGACCTCCTCGACGTCGTCCTCGCACCGGACGAGCGCGTCTCGCTGTGA
- a CDS encoding PKD domain-containing protein: MMVTAGSDARAPRRRARGASRTALALLVALTGTLAVVAAPAPAGAATQTVSNTTAMTIPAGGTAAPDHSAASLYPSPVTVSGLTGTTTKVTVTLTGLSHDLGRDVDVLLVAPTGQSTVVMSDIGENAPVSGATLTFDDAAASTHPASGSITSGTYKPTNHTNGFSGDEWPSPAPAGPYGTTFAAFNGINPNGTWNLFVADDANGDAGSLSGGWSLTVETGVTTFPGQIQLSNVEYRGTEGGGTAAVTLSRVSGDDGEVGVTFTTGTGTATAGLDYTAVSQTVTFADGDTSETVNVPIVDDPSVEGIDELIPISISAPTGGATLGTPTSGQIRLQDNDARGNAFTITTPASGSLGASDPYPSNIVVGGASGVVTDVDVELNDVSHTHIRDLDVLLVAPNGATTMLMQDVGPNTPVSALELTFSDEAAGGIGQAGLASGTYRPSQFDDEIAEALPAPAPAGPWGTDLAALDGTSPNGTWSLYVHDDAGGDVGDIGGGWSLTLETATASAGGPYSSAEGAAVTLSGATTPALTGATYEWDVDGDGQFDDATGQNPTVSAATLAGIGLGDGPDSSNVRLRVTSGSAVITSAATTLTITNAAPTATFGNNGPVALGSTAEVTFTGQADPSSADTTAGFRYSYDFDDDGDWEVGDGTYAGGSTSASATVPSSVLNAVGTFDVNGRIMDKDGGFTDSTTTITVTAPPNALPEADAGPDQEVNGGDTVTLDGTGSTDADDDELTYSWAQTGGTAVTLTGATTAQPTFTAPAGPATLTFELTVDDGEAGPATDTVTITVNGIPTADAGPDQDANLGDTVTLDGTGSTDPDGDTLTYSWEQTGGGTVVVLTGADTAQPTFTAPEGPDTLAFAVTVTDPGGETDTDAVIITINGPPTADAGADQDAQPGDTVTLDGTGSADPDGDTLLYSWVQTAGPAVTLVGANTATPSFTAPAGPGTVTFELTVDDGQGRTDTDEVSVGLNDAPTADAGADQTVQAGDTVTLDGTGSTDPESGPLTYAWVQTAGTAVTLTGATTSAPTFTAPASGTLTFELTVTDDGGLTDTDTVDVAVNRAPTADAGPDQDVNGGDTVSLDGTGSTDPDGDTLTYAWDQITGTAVTLTGATTASPTFSAPTGPAVLTFRLVVDDGRGGVDLDVVTVVVNGIPTADAGPDQDANAGDTVTLDGTGSTDPDGDTLTYSWAQTGGTAVTLTGATTAQPTFTAPAGPATLTFELTVDDGNGETDTDTVTITVNGIPTADAGPDQDANAGDTVTLDGTGSTDPDGDTLTYSWAQTAGTAVTLTGATTAQPTFTAPAGPATLTFELTVDDGEAGPATDTVTITVNGIPTADAGPDQHANLGDTVTLDGTGSTDPDGDTLTYSWEQTGGGTVVVLTGADTAQPTFTAPEGRDTLAFAVTVTDPGGETDTDAVIITINGPPTADAGSDQAASLGDTVTLDGTGSTDPDGDTLTYSWAQTAGPAVILVGATTSQPTFVAPAGPATATFVLTVDDGQGRTDTDEVSVSFNGAPIADAGEDQAANAGDTVTLDGTGSSDPEGDDLTYSWTQTDGPTVTLTDPTTSEPTFTAPEGPATLTFELTVTDEDGLTGTDTVTVTVNGPPTADAGPDQLVNAGDTVTLDGTGSTDPDADTLTSSWVQDSGPDVTLTGPTTATPTFTAPEGPAVLVFTLTIDDGEGRTDTDTVTITVNGPPTADAGGDEDVVERTEATLDGTGSTDPDGDDLSYAWTQTSGPTVTLDGAATATATFTVPDAPASLAFELTVTDELGRSDTDTVVITSLPRFTPDEAFVEHTYRVLLGRDADPEGRAYWAARLADGTTRTAVARLVGFSTEATQGRVLDQRYQAWLGRPADDAARAFWTPRLRDGQPIVDLERSILASGELYQRGGGSDAGYVGVLYELLLGRAPSATDLAFWEARVASRGRTSVAGEILGSNESERRRVATAYEEMLGRPADPGGLTFWTGVLDETRDLRRVEVRLAAAWVNQPGSSV, translated from the coding sequence ATGATGGTGACGGCAGGCTCGGACGCTCGGGCCCCTCGACGGCGGGCGCGCGGCGCGTCCCGCACGGCCCTGGCCCTGCTGGTGGCACTCACCGGCACGCTGGCGGTGGTCGCGGCGCCCGCCCCGGCCGGCGCCGCCACCCAGACGGTGAGCAACACCACGGCGATGACCATCCCCGCAGGGGGCACGGCGGCACCCGACCACAGCGCCGCCAGCCTCTACCCGTCGCCGGTCACGGTCAGCGGGCTCACCGGCACGACCACCAAGGTCACGGTCACGCTGACCGGTCTGAGCCACGACCTCGGCCGAGACGTCGACGTGCTGCTCGTCGCTCCCACCGGCCAGTCGACCGTCGTGATGTCCGACATCGGCGAGAACGCACCCGTCAGCGGCGCCACCCTCACCTTCGACGACGCCGCCGCGAGCACCCACCCCGCCTCCGGCTCCATCACCTCGGGCACCTACAAGCCCACCAACCACACCAACGGGTTCTCCGGTGACGAGTGGCCCAGCCCGGCTCCGGCCGGGCCCTACGGCACCACCTTCGCCGCCTTCAACGGCATCAACCCCAACGGGACCTGGAACCTCTTCGTCGCCGACGACGCCAACGGCGATGCCGGCAGCCTGTCGGGCGGGTGGAGCCTCACCGTCGAGACCGGCGTGACCACCTTCCCCGGCCAGATCCAGCTGAGCAACGTCGAGTACCGCGGCACCGAGGGCGGGGGCACCGCCGCCGTCACCCTGAGCCGGGTCAGCGGCGACGACGGCGAGGTCGGGGTCACCTTCACCACCGGGACCGGCACCGCCACCGCCGGCCTCGACTACACCGCGGTCAGCCAGACGGTCACCTTCGCCGACGGCGACACCAGCGAGACGGTGAACGTCCCCATCGTCGACGACCCGTCCGTCGAGGGCATCGACGAGCTCATCCCGATCTCGATCAGCGCGCCGACCGGCGGGGCCACCCTCGGCACGCCGACGAGCGGCCAGATCCGCCTCCAGGACAACGACGCCCGGGGCAACGCGTTCACGATCACCACCCCGGCCAGCGGCTCCCTCGGCGCCTCCGACCCGTACCCGTCCAACATCGTGGTGGGCGGCGCCAGCGGCGTCGTGACCGATGTCGACGTCGAGCTCAACGACGTCTCCCACACCCACATCCGCGACCTCGACGTGCTGCTCGTCGCCCCCAACGGCGCGACCACGATGCTGATGCAGGACGTGGGGCCCAACACGCCGGTGAGCGCCCTCGAGCTGACCTTCAGCGACGAGGCGGCGGGGGGCATCGGCCAGGCCGGCCTCGCCTCCGGCACCTACCGGCCCTCGCAGTTCGACGACGAGATCGCCGAGGCCCTCCCGGCGCCCGCGCCCGCCGGCCCCTGGGGCACCGACCTCGCCGCCCTCGACGGCACGAGCCCGAACGGCACGTGGAGCCTGTACGTCCACGACGACGCCGGCGGCGACGTCGGCGACATCGGTGGCGGCTGGAGCCTCACGCTCGAGACGGCGACCGCCAGCGCCGGCGGCCCGTACTCCTCCGCGGAGGGCGCGGCCGTGACCCTCTCCGGCGCGACCACGCCGGCCCTCACCGGGGCGACCTACGAGTGGGACGTCGACGGTGACGGCCAGTTCGACGACGCCACCGGCCAGAACCCGACCGTCAGCGCCGCCACCCTCGCCGGCATCGGGCTGGGCGACGGCCCCGACTCCTCGAACGTCCGCCTCCGCGTCACGTCCGGCTCGGCGGTCATCACGTCGGCCGCCACGACGCTGACGATCACCAACGCCGCCCCCACCGCGACGTTCGGGAACAACGGGCCGGTCGCCCTGGGCAGCACCGCCGAGGTCACCTTCACCGGTCAGGCCGACCCGTCCTCGGCCGACACCACCGCCGGCTTCCGCTACTCCTACGACTTCGACGACGACGGCGACTGGGAGGTCGGCGACGGCACCTACGCCGGCGGCAGCACGTCGGCCTCGGCCACCGTGCCCAGCTCGGTGCTGAACGCCGTCGGCACCTTCGACGTCAACGGCCGCATCATGGACAAGGACGGCGGCTTCACCGACTCCACGACCACCATCACGGTCACCGCCCCGCCCAACGCCCTCCCCGAGGCCGACGCCGGACCGGACCAGGAGGTCAACGGCGGTGACACCGTCACCCTCGACGGCACCGGCTCCACCGATGCCGACGACGACGAGCTGACCTACTCCTGGGCCCAGACCGGCGGCACCGCCGTGACCCTCACCGGCGCCACCACCGCCCAGCCCACCTTCACCGCTCCGGCCGGACCCGCCACGCTCACCTTCGAGCTCACCGTCGACGACGGCGAGGCCGGCCCCGCCACCGACACCGTCACCATCACCGTCAACGGCATCCCCACCGCCGACGCCGGACCCGACCAGGACGCCAACCTCGGTGACACCGTCACCCTCGACGGCACCGGCTCCACCGACCCCGACGGCGACACCCTCACCTACAGCTGGGAGCAGACCGGCGGAGGCACCGTCGTCGTGCTCACCGGGGCCGACACCGCCCAGCCGACCTTCACCGCCCCCGAGGGTCCGGACACGCTGGCCTTCGCCGTCACGGTCACCGATCCCGGCGGCGAGACCGACACCGACGCCGTGATCATCACGATCAACGGCCCCCCGACGGCCGACGCCGGCGCCGACCAGGACGCCCAGCCGGGCGACACCGTGACCCTCGACGGAACCGGCTCCGCCGACCCCGATGGCGACACGCTGCTCTACAGCTGGGTCCAGACCGCGGGTCCGGCCGTCACCCTCGTGGGCGCCAACACGGCCACGCCGTCCTTCACGGCGCCCGCCGGTCCCGGGACGGTGACCTTCGAGCTCACCGTCGACGACGGCCAGGGCCGGACCGACACCGACGAGGTGAGCGTCGGCCTCAACGACGCGCCCACGGCCGACGCCGGTGCCGACCAGACGGTGCAGGCGGGCGACACCGTCACCCTCGACGGCACCGGCTCGACCGATCCCGAGTCGGGCCCGCTGACCTACGCCTGGGTCCAGACCGCCGGCACCGCCGTCACGCTCACCGGCGCCACCACCTCTGCGCCCACCTTCACGGCCCCCGCGTCGGGCACCCTGACCTTCGAGCTCACCGTCACCGACGACGGTGGCCTCACCGACACCGACACCGTCGACGTGGCCGTCAACCGGGCGCCGACGGCCGACGCCGGACCGGACCAGGACGTCAACGGCGGTGACACCGTCAGCCTCGACGGCACCGGCTCGACGGACCCCGACGGCGACACCCTCACCTACGCCTGGGACCAGATCACCGGGACGGCGGTGACGCTCACCGGCGCCACCACCGCCAGCCCGACCTTCTCGGCCCCGACAGGTCCCGCGGTCCTGACCTTCCGCCTCGTCGTCGACGACGGTCGTGGCGGCGTGGACCTCGACGTGGTGACGGTCGTCGTCAACGGCATCCCCACCGCCGACGCCGGACCGGACCAGGACGCCAACGCCGGTGACACCGTCACCCTCGACGGCACCGGCTCCACCGACCCCGACGGCGACACCCTCACCTACTCCTGGGCCCAGACCGGCGGCACCGCCGTGACCCTCACCGGCGCCACCACCGCCCAGCCCACCTTCACCGCACCGGCCGGACCCGCCACGCTCACCTTCGAGCTCACCGTCGACGACGGCAACGGCGAGACCGACACCGACACCGTCACCATCACCGTCAACGGCATCCCCACCGCCGACGCCGGACCCGACCAGGACGCCAACGCCGGTGACACCGTCACCCTCGACGGCACCGGCTCCACCGACCCCGACGGCGACACCCTCACCTACTCCTGGGCCCAGACCGCCGGCACCGCCGTGACCCTCACCGGCGCCACCACCGCCCAGCCCACCTTCACCGCACCGGCCGGACCCGCCACGCTCACCTTCGAGCTCACCGTCGACGACGGCGAGGCCGGCCCCGCCACCGACACCGTCACCATCACCGTCAACGGCATCCCCACCGCCGACGCCGGACCCGACCAGCACGCCAACCTCGGTGACACCGTCACCCTCGACGGCACCGGCTCCACCGACCCCGACGGCGACACCCTCACCTACAGCTGGGAGCAGACCGGCGGAGGCACCGTCGTCGTGCTCACCGGGGCCGACACCGCCCAGCCCACCTTCACCGCCCCCGAGGGTCGGGACACGCTGGCCTTCGCCGTCACGGTCACCGATCCCGGCGGCGAGACCGACACCGACGCCGTGATCATCACGATCAACGGCCCCCCGACGGCCGACGCCGGCAGCGACCAGGCGGCCAGCCTGGGTGACACCGTGACCCTCGACGGAACCGGCTCCACCGACCCCGACGGCGACACCCTCACCTACAGCTGGGCCCAGACCGCCGGTCCGGCCGTGATCCTGGTCGGCGCGACCACGTCCCAGCCGACCTTCGTCGCCCCGGCCGGTCCGGCCACCGCGACCTTCGTGCTCACCGTCGACGACGGCCAGGGCCGGACCGACACCGACGAGGTGAGCGTCAGCTTCAACGGCGCCCCCATCGCCGACGCCGGCGAGGACCAGGCCGCCAACGCCGGGGACACCGTCACCCTCGACGGCACCGGCTCCAGCGATCCCGAGGGCGACGACCTCACCTACAGCTGGACGCAGACGGACGGTCCGACCGTCACGCTCACCGACCCGACCACCTCCGAGCCCACCTTCACCGCCCCGGAGGGACCGGCCACGCTGACCTTCGAGCTCACGGTCACCGACGAGGACGGCCTCACCGGCACCGACACCGTGACCGTCACGGTCAACGGTCCCCCGACGGCCGACGCCGGCCCCGACCAGCTCGTCAACGCGGGCGACACCGTCACCCTCGACGGCACCGGGTCGACGGACCCCGACGCCGACACCCTGACCTCCAGCTGGGTGCAGGACAGCGGCCCGGACGTCACGCTCACCGGCCCGACCACCGCCACCCCGACCTTCACCGCCCCGGAGGGACCGGCCGTCCTGGTCTTCACCCTGACCATCGACGACGGCGAGGGCCGGACCGACACCGACACGGTCACCATCACGGTCAACGGCCCGCCCACGGCCGACGCCGGCGGCGACGAGGACGTGGTCGAGCGGACCGAGGCGACCCTCGACGGGACCGGCAGCACCGACCCCGACGGCGATGACCTGAGCTACGCATGGACCCAGACCTCGGGCCCGACGGTCACCCTCGACGGGGCGGCGACCGCCACGGCCACCTTCACCGTGCCCGACGCCCCGGCGAGCCTCGCCTTCGAGCTGACGGTCACCGACGAGCTGGGGCGCAGCGACACCGACACGGTCGTCATCACCTCGCTCCCCCGCTTCACACCCGACGAGGCCTTCGTCGAGCACACCTACCGGGTCCTGCTCGGCCGCGACGCCGACCCCGAGGGCCGGGCCTACTGGGCCGCGCGGCTGGCCGACGGCACCACCCGCACCGCCGTCGCCCGCCTCGTCGGCTTCTCCACCGAAGCGACGCAGGGCCGGGTCCTCGACCAGCGGTACCAGGCCTGGCTGGGCCGACCCGCCGACGACGCGGCCCGGGCCTTCTGGACGCCCCGCCTCCGCGACGGTCAGCCCATCGTCGACCTCGAGCGGTCGATCCTCGCCTCGGGCGAGCTCTACCAGCGGGGTGGCGGCAGCGACGCCGGCTACGTGGGCGTGCTGTACGAGCTCCTGCTCGGCCGGGCGCCCAGCGCCACGGACCTCGCGTTCTGGGAGGCACGGGTCGCCAGCCGGGGCCGCACGTCCGTCGCCGGTGAGATCCTCGGGTCGAACGAGTCCGAGAGGCGGCGGGTCGCGACCGCCTACGAGGAGATGCTGGGCCGGCCCGCCGATCCGGGCGGCCTCACCTTCTGGACCGGCGTCCTCGACGAGACCCGCGACCTCCGCCGGGTCGAGGTCCGCCTCGCCGCCGCCTGGGTCAACCAGCCCGGCTCGTCGGTCTGA
- a CDS encoding phosphoglycerate mutase family protein, which produces MSPERDGAQARWVVRHACAGHKEEWHGDDDARPLDPAGRQQAAALADALAPDTPRRLVASPTRRCVDTLAPLGARLGVIVELDPTLREATGSALVARLADAAWAGAVICTHGEVMGPALVALRADGLDVRPDVDDDALLLKGGAWRLEPGAGGTWRLELSVPLPVPACPHHGDAVPT; this is translated from the coding sequence ATGAGCCCGGAGCGGGACGGCGCCCAGGCCCGGTGGGTCGTGCGCCACGCCTGCGCCGGCCACAAGGAGGAGTGGCACGGCGACGACGACGCCCGCCCCCTCGACCCCGCCGGGCGTCAGCAGGCCGCCGCCCTGGCCGACGCGCTGGCCCCCGACACCCCCCGTCGCCTCGTCGCCAGCCCGACCCGGCGCTGCGTCGACACCTTGGCCCCGCTGGGCGCGCGCCTCGGCGTGATCGTCGAGCTGGACCCCACCCTCCGGGAGGCCACCGGTTCGGCGCTGGTGGCGCGGCTGGCCGACGCCGCCTGGGCCGGCGCCGTCATCTGCACCCACGGCGAGGTCATGGGGCCGGCGCTCGTCGCGCTCCGCGCCGACGGTCTCGACGTCCGGCCCGACGTGGACGACGACGCGCTGCTCCTCAAGGGCGGCGCCTGGCGGCTGGAGCCCGGCGCAGGCGGCACCTGGCGCCTGGAGCTGTCGGTCCCGCTCCCGGTGCCGGCCTGCCCGCACCACGGGGACGCCGTCCCCACCTGA